The Amycolatopsis sp. NBC_01480 genome segment CGACCATTTGTGCAGTGTGTCAGGGGGATCTGACACTTTTCGGGTTGGACCGTTTGCAAACTGAAACGTGGCTCACTCCGAAGTGGGCCAGTCCTTCAAGGACAGTCCCGAAATTCGTTCGTAGGCCTCGACATAGCGGGCCCGGGTGGCCGAAACCACGGCGTCCGGCAGGGGCGGCGGCTGGGTGTTCGAGGAACGGTCCCAGCCGGATTCCGGGCCGGTGAGCCAATCCCGCACGTACTGCTTGTCGAAGGACGGCTGGGCGTGGCCAGGCTCGTAACCCTCGGCCGGCCAGTAGCGCGAAGAGTCCGGCGTGAGCACTTCGTCGGCGAGCACGAGCGTGCCCGAGGCGTCGAGGCCGAACTCGAACTTGGTGTCCGCCAACAGAATTCCGCGCTCGGCGGCGAACTCCGCGCCACGGCGGTAGACGGCGAGCGTGGCCTCGCGGACCTCTTCGGCGCGCGCGTGACCAAGAAGGTCCGCGACAACCTCGAAGCTGACGTTCTCGTCGTGGTCCCCCAGCGCGGCCTTCGTCGCGGGGGTGAAGATCGGCGAAGGCAGCTTCGCCGACTCCGGCAGCCCCGCGGGCAGCTCGACGCCGCAGACCGCGCCCGTACGGCGGTAGTCCGAGTAGCCGGACCCGGTCAGGTAACCGCGCGCGACGGCCTCGACCGGCAGCATGTCCAGGCGCCGCACCAGCAGCGCGCGGCCGCGGACCTCGGCGGGGATGCGCGGGTCGTCGTAGGCCACCAGGTGGTTGGGCAGCACGTCGGCCAGCTGCCCGAACCAGAACACGCTCATCGCGGTGAGCACCCGGCCCTTGTCCGGGATCGGGGTGTCCAGCACGAAGTCGTACGCGGAGATGCGGTCGGACGCGACCAGCAGCAGGTGGTCGTCGCCCACGGCGTACAACTCACGGACCTTGCCGGCGGCGATCTTCGGGTATTCGGCGAGCGTCGTCACCGCTGAACCCTAACCCGGGCGCCCCCGGAGCGAGGATGATGCAGGTCATGCCCTACCGCTGGATCTCGTTCACCACCGACTACGGCCTCCGTGACGGCTTCGTGGCGGCCTGCCACGGTGTGCTCGCGCGGCTCGCGCCGGACGTCCGGGTCATCGACGTCACCCACCTGGTACCGCCGCAGCAGGTGCGGCCGGGCGCGGCGGTGCTCGCGCAGACCGTGCCGTCGCTGCCGGAGTCGGTGCACCTGGCGGTGGTGGACCCGGGCGTCGGCACCGAGCGGCGCGGGCTGGTCGTGGTGGCCGGGGGCGGGGTGCTGGTCGGGCCGGACAACGGTTTGCTGCTTCCCGCGGCGGAGGCGCTAGGCGGCGTGAAGGCGGCGTACGCGATCGAAGCGCCGGAGCCGACGTACGCGACCTTCCACGGGCGCGACGTCTTCGCGCCTGTCGCCGCGCAGCTGGCGCTGGGCGCGGACCCGGCGTCCTTCGGTACAGCTGTCACGGATCCCGTCCGGCTGCCGGATCCGCTGGTGGCCGCGTTCCCCGGCAAGCTGGTGTCGGA includes the following:
- a CDS encoding SAM hydrolase/SAM-dependent halogenase family protein → MPYRWISFTTDYGLRDGFVAACHGVLARLAPDVRVIDVTHLVPPQQVRPGAAVLAQTVPSLPESVHLAVVDPGVGTERRGLVVVAGGGVLVGPDNGLLLPAAEALGGVKAAYAIEAPEPTYATFHGRDVFAPVAAQLALGADPASFGTAVTDPVRLPDPLVAAFPGKLVSDVLTVDHFGNVQLAATPADLELTGLAGRVTVHSTRLAVPATIGRTFGDVSPGANLLYTDSAGRLAIAVNGGSAAAVLDLGSGQECTITASPKGS
- a CDS encoding phosphoribosylaminoimidazolesuccinocarboxamide synthase, which codes for MTTLAEYPKIAAGKVRELYAVGDDHLLLVASDRISAYDFVLDTPIPDKGRVLTAMSVFWFGQLADVLPNHLVAYDDPRIPAEVRGRALLVRRLDMLPVEAVARGYLTGSGYSDYRRTGAVCGVELPAGLPESAKLPSPIFTPATKAALGDHDENVSFEVVADLLGHARAEEVREATLAVYRRGAEFAAERGILLADTKFEFGLDASGTLVLADEVLTPDSSRYWPAEGYEPGHAQPSFDKQYVRDWLTGPESGWDRSSNTQPPPLPDAVVSATRARYVEAYERISGLSLKDWPTSE